The Candidatus Bipolaricaulota bacterium nucleotide sequence TTGAACAGGTGCGAGCACTTGAGGGCGTAGTCGTACGCCGGGTAGACGAGCCCGGCCGCGAGGTTGTCCCGGCACTCGTCGGAGCAGAGCCGGAACATCTCCTGGATCCGCTCGACGTTCGCCCGTTCAAAGTTGTAGACCGAGAACTCCCGCTCCTTGTCCCGCCACAGCGTCCCGTAGCGGACGTCCTCGTTCCAGTCGAGTTCGAACGCGCTCTCCTTCCCCTGGAGGAGGAGGGCGATCCGCTCCAGCCCGTAGGTGAGCTCGGCCGAGATCGGGTCGAGCGGGATCCCGCCCATCTGCTGGAAGTAGGTGAACTGGGTGATCTCCATCTCGTCGAGCCACACCTGCCATCCGACTCCCCACGCGGCCAGGGTCGGCGATTCCCAATCGTCCTCGGCGAACTTGACGTCGTGGTCGGCCAGTCGCAGCCCGAGCTCCTCTAAACTCGCGAGGTAGACCTCCTGCACGTCGGCCGGGGCCGGCTTCAGGATCACCTGATACTGGTGATGAAGCCGAAACCGGACCGGGTTCTCGCCGTAACGGCCGTCGGTCGGCCGCCGGCTCGGCTCGACGTATCCGACCCGCCACGGGTCCGGGCCGAGGGTCCCGAAGAACGTGGCCGGGTTGAACGTCCCTGCCCCGGTCTCGACGTCGTACGGGTTCAAGATCAGGCACCCCCGCGCGCGCCAGTAATCGTGCAGCTTAAGGACGATCGACTGGAAGTCCATTATCCCTTGACCGCTTCTTCCTTCGCCATCTCGGCGAGCTTGGCGAACGTCTCGGCGTCCCGCACCGCGATGTCGGCGAGCATCTTCCGATTCAGTCCGACTTTGCGCCGCTCCAGCCCCCCCATGAATTCGGAGTAGGAGAGACCGTGCTGGCGCGCCGCCGCGCCGATGCGGGTGATCCACAACCGGCGAAAGTCGCGCTTGCGCCGCCGCCGGTCGATGTAGCTGTTCCGCATCGCCTTCATCACCGACTGTTTGGCGATCCGGTGTGACGTCCCGCGCTTACCCTTGAATCCCTTGGCGAGCCGCATGATCTTCCGGCGGCTCTCTAGTCTCTTGTTACCTCCCCGTGCACGTGGCATCTTTCTCCTCCGTTAGGTTTGAATCATCCGCTTGATCCGCTTCGCCGGCCTGCCGGTGAGCTCCTTGGCATGGCGCGCCTGGCGCTTCGACTTCGGCCGCTTCTTTATGTTCTTGTGGAAGTAGTTCGACATGTGATGCAGAACCTTCCCGCTCTTCAGTATCTTGAACCGCTTCTTCGCGGCCCGATGTGTCTTCTGCTTCGGCATTCTCGCCTCCTTATTGTCCTTGGCGGGTCTGGGTCGGAACGAGGAGCATCTGCAGGACCTTCCCCTTCGCCTTCGGGGGCTGGTCCACCCGCGCGATGTCGCTCACCTCGGCGGCGACCCGCTTGAGCAGGTCCTGCCCCCGCGACATGTGCACGATCTCCCGCCCGCGGAAGAAGATGCTCACCCGCACCATATCCCCCTTGGTGAGGAACTCGCGTACCCGCCTCATCTTCGTCTGAAAATCGTGTTCTCCGATCTTGATCGTAAACTTCATCTCCTTCAACCGGGAACGGTGCTTCTGCTTGCGCTCGCGCTTCGCCTGCTGATAGTAGTATTTCCCGTAATCGACGATCTTACACACCACCGGAGTCGCTTGCCTGGCGACCTCCACCAGGTCGAGCCCCCGCTCCTTAGCCAGAGCGAGCGCCTGCTCTGTCGGCATGACCCCGAGATTGTTCCCGTTCTCGTCGATGACGCGGATCTCGGGTTCCCTGATCCGCTCGTTGACGCGTAGTGTCTCCTTTATCCTTACCTCCTCCTTATGTGAGTGCTGTTGTTAGTTCCCGATACAACCCGTGTTCCTTGATATAATCCGCCACCGCCGGAGGGACGTAGCTTTCGTATCCCCTCCCCTCCCGCACCGCCTCCCGCACCCAGGTGGAGGATAGATCGACCTCCTCCATGTCGAGGAAGTGGATCTCGGCCCGATCGAACGGCGGGGCGGAGAATATCCGCATATCCACCCCGGCACGCGGAGCGACGATGAACGGGACGCTCGCAAGGAGCGCTTCCGGTTCCTTCCACGTCTCGATCTGGGAGAGCAGGTCCGCCCCCACGATGAAACACAGTCCCTCCGGATGCTCCCCCTTCATGGCCCGGATCGTGTCGATCGTATAGGACGGCCCCGCCCGATCGATCTCGATCCGGGAGACGGAGAACCGCGGCCGGCCAGCAATCGCCCGCCGCACCATCTCGTAACGGTCTTCCTTGTTCACCCCATCGGCGACCTCCTTGTGCGGCGGGATCCCACACGGGACGAAAATTACTTCCCGCAGCCCGAACTGGGAAAGGGCCTTTTCCGCTACGAGGAGGTGGGCGTTGTGCAACGGGTTGAACGTCCCCCCGAACAGCCCGGTCTTACCTTCTAAGCTCAAATTCCACGTCTCCTATCCGCACGAGATCCCCGTCCGCGCACCCGAGGCGGTGCAGCTCGCGCATTACGCCCATCCGTTCCAGGCGCTCGCTCAGGTACTCCCAGGCATCGCGGCTGTCGAGGACCAACTTCTTCACCAGCTTCTCCACCTCGGCCCCGCGAACGGCAAACGCCTCCCCCTCCCGCTCGATCCTGAAACCGGTCTCCCCATGATAGCGGTACACACGACGGCGGACCACCGGCGCGGGCGGGGCATCGGATTTCTCGCGCAGTGCCTCCAGGCGGGCGAACGTACGCCGCACCAGGGCCTGCACCCCGGCTCCGGTCGCCACCGAGATCGGATGGAGCTCGACCCCGATCTCTGCGAACCGGGCTACTGCTCTATCAATCGCGGATTCTTCGATCAGGTCCGCTTTATTTCCGACCACGATCTGGGGCCGTGTCGCAAGCGAAGCGGAGAACTCCCGCAGCTCGGAGTTGATCCGGGCATAATCGGAGAGGGGATCGCGCCCCTCCAGTCCGGCTAGATCGACCATATGGATCAGAAGGCGCGTCCGTTCCACATGGCGGAGGAACTTGTCCCCCAACCCCTTGCCGGCGTGCGCCCCATCGATCAGCCCGGGGATGTCGACCGCCACAAACTGGTGGACCCCGTCCACATCCACTACTCCCAGGTTAGGGACGAGCGTGGTGAACGGGTAATCGGCTACCTTCGCCTTCTTCCCCGAGATGCGCGAGATCAGGCTCGACTTTCCCACGTTCGGATAGCCGATGATCCCCACGTCGGCGATCAGCTTCAGCTCGAGGAGAAGGGTCTTCCGTTCTCCCTTCAATCCACGCTCGCAGATGCGCGGCGCCTGACGGACCGAGGTGGTGAAGCTCCGGTTTCCCCGCCCCCCTTCCCCGCCGCGGGCGAGGACAACCTCCTCCCCAGGTGTGGTCAGGTCGGCGATCACCTCGCCGGTCGCAAGGTCACGCACCACAGTCCCCACCGGGACCTCGATGACCGTATCCTTGCCGCGTGCCCCCTGGCGCAGGTTGCGTCCGCCCGGGGCTCCGTCCCCGCCGCGGAACGTCGGTTCGTTGCGGAATGAGTAGAGGGTGGACATACGGAGCGAGGCGCGCATCACCACGTCCCCGCCCGGACCGCCGTTTCCCCCATCCGGACCGCCGCGTGGGTTGTGGCGGTTGGAGATGAAGCTGATTATCCCGTCTCCACCGCGACCGCCCTGGACCCGAATCTTTGCTTCGTCGAGGAACATCAGCTGCTAGAGGGGGCGGCCATCGGGGGGCGCTACGCCTCCCGCGTCGGCAGGACGCTCACGTAAGTCTTCTTGTGCCCTTCGAAGTGGACATAACCCGGAGCGGTGGCGTAGATCGTGAAATCCCGTCCCAGGCCGACGTTCTTCCCCAGGCCGTACTTGGTCCCGCGCTGGCGGACGATGATCGTCCCCGCGTTCACCCACTCACCACCGAACCGCTTCACGCCCAGGCGCTTACCCGGACTGTCGTGGACGTTGGAAGTGGAGCCAGTGCTCGTCTTATGTGCCATCAGTAATCCTCCATCAAACCTTTACCCCTAGGGTCGCTTCGTGTACCGCGAGCTCGTCCGGAAAATCCTGTGCCAGGAGCTTCAGCCCTCTGACGACCGTCTCCATCACCGCATCGATCTCCCGGTTGAGGAGGGGATCGCTCCGGTCGACGATCAGCCGAACCGCGTCCGTCGCGGTGAGGGCCGGGGACAGGCGCAGGTACTCGGAGAGCGTTTCCTCCGCCGCGCGCAGGAGGTACATCCCGGTCCGCGCCGCTGGGGTCGAATCCTCCAATCCTTCCCCGATCAGGGCGGCGATCCGCCCCTGTTCATCCCGCTGGACTATGATCTCCCCCATGTTCTCTCCTATGCCTCGATCGCGGTGATCCGGGTCCGCATGTAGGGCTGGCGATGCCCCTTCTTGCGGCGGTAACCCTTCTTGGACTTATAGCGGAAGACCACGATCTTGTCGCCGCGCCCTTCCTCCTTCACCTCGCCCTTGACCGCCGCGCCGGAGAGGTAGGGATTCCCCACCTTAACCCCGTCATCGGTCACGACCATGAGAACCTTGTCGAACGTGACCGGCTCACCGGGATTGACCCCGTCGAGCCGCTCGTGTTCGAGGAGCATCCCCGGTTCAACGCGGTACTGCTTTCCGCCCGTTTCAATCACAGCATACATACCAAAACACCTCAATCAAAACTGATTTTAGCGATACCGATTTCCCTTTTCAATAGGGCTAGCCGATTCGCGTCCCCGGAGGGACATCCTTGTCCGGAGAAAGGAGGGCGATTTCATCCCCCTTCGCCGCAAGGAGCATACACTCGGATTTTACCCCCTTGATGGTGGTCGGGGCAAGGTTCGCCACCACCGCGACCCTCCGCCCGATCAGGGCGTCATGGGGATATTCCCGACGCAGCCCGGCGACGCTCGTCCTGAGATCTCCTCCGACGTCGATCGTAAGCCGGTAGAGACGGTCCGTCCCCGGAATCGGGACCGCCGCCCGGATCTCCCCGATCCGCAGGTCGAGCCTCTCAAACTCCTCGAACGGCACTCTTCTCTCTCCCTTGCCTACTCCCTCGATCCGCGATTTCACCTGCGCTATCTCTATCCTTTCCAGCAGAACGCGCCGCTCCGTGATCTCACGGCCGCCGTCCGGGGAATCGATCTCTTCCCACTTCGGGGCACCGATCCCCATCGCCTGCAGGACATCCGCAGCGAATTTGGGGACGAACGGATAGAGCATCACCGCTATTCCCTTCACCAGGTGAAACGCGCTTCCGACCGCGACAGCATCGCCCGTCTCCCACGGGGCCTTGCGCTGGAAGTACTCGTTCCCGAAGACAGCGAGCCCGGCCGCCTCGTGCAGGGCGCGGGAGAGGGATCCATCCGCGAACGCCTTCTCATATACCGTTTTTCCCTGTTCAAGGCGCGCCGCGATCTCGGGATCGAGCGACTCGTCCGGTACAACGCGGGAATAACGGGTCTGAATGAACGACAGGACTCGGTTGATGAGGTTGGCGATGTTCGAGATCAATATCCCGTTGATCGACTTATCGAGCTCCTCGAACGAGAAGTTGACGTCGCGCCCCTCCGGGCGGTTGTACAGGAGGTAAAACCGCCAATACTCAGGATCTAGGACCTCGAGGGCGTCATCGCAGTAGAGCCCGATCCCGCGTGACTTGGAGAACGACTGGCCTCCGATCCAGTTCAGGTACTCGGTCGCTGCGATCTGATCCGGGAGGTGATACCCCTGGCCGGAGGCGATCAACTGGCCAGGGAAGATCAGGGTGTGGAACGGGATGTTGTCCTTGCCGATCGCGTAGACCTGATGGACGTCGTCCCCGAACCAGAACTCCTTCCACTGCTCATCCCCGTTGAAGTGCTCGATCACCGCCGAGACGTAGCCGAGGGCGGCCTCGCCCCACACGTAGATCACCTTCCCCTCCGCCCCGGCGAACGGGGCCGGGATCCCCCAGGAGATATCGCGCGTCATCGCCCGCGGCCGCAGTCCGTCGGCGATCATCCGTTCGGTGAACAGTTTTACGTTCCCCTGAAAGTTCCGCGACCGCACGTACTCCAGCAGCTTGGGGGAGAGCTTCTCGAGGTCGAGGTACCAGTGCTTGGTCGGCCGGAATTCGATGTCGCTCTTCCCGCAGAAGCTACACACCGGGTTCACCAGCTCCTCCGGCTCGAGGATCGCCCCGCAGGAGTCGCACTGGTTCCCCAGCGCGTGGGGGT carries:
- a CDS encoding glycine--tRNA ligase subunit alpha, with the protein product MDFQSIVLKLHDYWRARGCLILNPYDVETGAGTFNPATFFGTLGPDPWRVGYVEPSRRPTDGRYGENPVRFRLHHQYQVILKPAPADVQEVYLASLEELGLRLADHDVKFAEDDWESPTLAAWGVGWQVWLDEMEITQFTYFQQMGGIPLDPISAELTYGLERIALLLQGKESAFELDWNEDVRYGTLWRDKEREFSVYNFERANVERIQEMFRLCSDECRDNLAAGLVYPAYDYALKCSHLFNILDARGAISVTERESYIARIRALAVGCAKAYMEKREDA
- the rplT gene encoding 50S ribosomal protein L20, with translation MPRARGGNKRLESRRKIMRLAKGFKGKRGTSHRIAKQSVMKAMRNSYIDRRRRKRDFRRLWITRIGAAARQHGLSYSEFMGGLERRKVGLNRKMLADIAVRDAETFAKLAEMAKEEAVKG
- the rpmI gene encoding 50S ribosomal protein L35, whose product is MPKQKTHRAAKKRFKILKSGKVLHHMSNYFHKNIKKRPKSKRQARHAKELTGRPAKRIKRMIQT
- the infC gene encoding translation initiation factor IF-3; this translates as MKETLRVNERIREPEIRVIDENGNNLGVMPTEQALALAKERGLDLVEVARQATPVVCKIVDYGKYYYQQAKRERKQKHRSRLKEMKFTIKIGEHDFQTKMRRVREFLTKGDMVRVSIFFRGREIVHMSRGQDLLKRVAAEVSDIARVDQPPKAKGKVLQMLLVPTQTRQGQ
- the nadD gene encoding nicotinate-nucleotide adenylyltransferase yields the protein MSLEGKTGLFGGTFNPLHNAHLLVAEKALSQFGLREVIFVPCGIPPHKEVADGVNKEDRYEMVRRAIAGRPRFSVSRIEIDRAGPSYTIDTIRAMKGEHPEGLCFIVGADLLSQIETWKEPEALLASVPFIVAPRAGVDMRIFSAPPFDRAEIHFLDMEEVDLSSTWVREAVREGRGYESYVPPAVADYIKEHGLYRELTTALT
- the obgE gene encoding GTPase ObgE; amino-acid sequence: MFLDEAKIRVQGGRGGDGIISFISNRHNPRGGPDGGNGGPGGDVVMRASLRMSTLYSFRNEPTFRGGDGAPGGRNLRQGARGKDTVIEVPVGTVVRDLATGEVIADLTTPGEEVVLARGGEGGRGNRSFTTSVRQAPRICERGLKGERKTLLLELKLIADVGIIGYPNVGKSSLISRISGKKAKVADYPFTTLVPNLGVVDVDGVHQFVAVDIPGLIDGAHAGKGLGDKFLRHVERTRLLIHMVDLAGLEGRDPLSDYARINSELREFSASLATRPQIVVGNKADLIEESAIDRAVARFAEIGVELHPISVATGAGVQALVRRTFARLEALREKSDAPPAPVVRRRVYRYHGETGFRIEREGEAFAVRGAEVEKLVKKLVLDSRDAWEYLSERLERMGVMRELHRLGCADGDLVRIGDVEFELRR
- the rpmA gene encoding 50S ribosomal protein L27, whose translation is MAHKTSTGSTSNVHDSPGKRLGVKRFGGEWVNAGTIIVRQRGTKYGLGKNVGLGRDFTIYATAPGYVHFEGHKKTYVSVLPTREA
- the rplU gene encoding 50S ribosomal protein L21: MYAVIETGGKQYRVEPGMLLEHERLDGVNPGEPVTFDKVLMVVTDDGVKVGNPYLSGAAVKGEVKEEGRGDKIVVFRYKSKKGYRRKKGHRQPYMRTRITAIEA
- the metG gene encoding methionine--tRNA ligase — translated: MDKKRVLVCSAWPYASGVPHLGNLVSSLLSGDVFTRYWRMRGKDVLYVSGSDAHGTRIEYEARQLGISPGELAARNHEKIVEVINGFGIEFDNYTTTESPVHKKFVQEIYLQMERNGYIVTQEERRAYCRNCKIFLADRFITGTCPHCGYPHALGNQCDSCGAILEPEELVNPVCSFCGKSDIEFRPTKHWYLDLEKLSPKLLEYVRSRNFQGNVKLFTERMIADGLRPRAMTRDISWGIPAPFAGAEGKVIYVWGEAALGYVSAVIEHFNGDEQWKEFWFGDDVHQVYAIGKDNIPFHTLIFPGQLIASGQGYHLPDQIAATEYLNWIGGQSFSKSRGIGLYCDDALEVLDPEYWRFYLLYNRPEGRDVNFSFEELDKSINGILISNIANLINRVLSFIQTRYSRVVPDESLDPEIAARLEQGKTVYEKAFADGSLSRALHEAAGLAVFGNEYFQRKAPWETGDAVAVGSAFHLVKGIAVMLYPFVPKFAADVLQAMGIGAPKWEEIDSPDGGREITERRVLLERIEIAQVKSRIEGVGKGERRVPFEEFERLDLRIGEIRAAVPIPGTDRLYRLTIDVGGDLRTSVAGLRREYPHDALIGRRVAVVANLAPTTIKGVKSECMLLAAKGDEIALLSPDKDVPPGTRIG